CATGCGAAAGCTTCTGCTGCATGTTATCAATATTTTTTGAAAGCACGTTCTTAAAAAAATCCATACTTTTATTATCTGATGTTTTATCAGATATATTGGGAGCAATAATATTGTTTTGTTCATCCAAGATAACCACTTGTAAAGAATTCTCTTCTACAACTTCTTCGTAAGACTGGACAAATGCACTTTCAGGTATATTGATTATCATCATACCCAAATTACTTGCTGTATTCACATCGCGGATAAGGCGGATGAAAGAAACATAATTTCCTCTGCTGTTTGAAAAAATTCCGCCGCCATTTATCCGCAATATGTATTTCCCATTGTTTTTTATCGCTTCTGTATACCATGACGCATCTTTTATACTACTTTTTACAAGCGTCGGAGGGGCTTGTTGGCCCACATAAAAGCAGTTTCCTGAACTTCCATTGTTATCGAAAATGTAGACCGAGTCGATAACCGGTTCCGCCATAATGAGATTATAAATATATTTGCTCACTTTAGCCTGTGTCTGCAAATTGGAGTATACATTCCCCTCCTTAAGCAGGCTCTGCAAGTTGCTGTCTGAAAGCATCATTTTGGAATAGTTATCAACATTCTCAATCATTAAGTCCACGTTTGTCTTAATGGAAGTAATTGTTTTAAAGGATGCCTCACTGACCTTTTTTTGTGCAGAATCAGAATTTATCTTATTTAGAACTGCGGAGCTAAAGGCAACCGTAACAATGATGACAATGAAATAGGCCAACGGAATTTTAATCGATAGTTTATTCGGTAATTTGATTCTCTTCGGTTTCTTTATCGATTTCATTTTGCCCCTCCCCAAAAATCAACGCGCGTTTCTTCCATCGGTTCATAAGGACAACTTAAGATTAATCATATCATTTTTATATTAAAATAAAACGGCACCGCATTTAAAAAAATTATATTTATTTTTGCATAAGAACAAAAAACCGCATGAATTCTGCACAAATACATTCATGCGGGTCCCATATTAAAGTGTATAAGGGCAGTCTTTTTACACTCTTTTTTGGAATATCTCATTCAGCCAGTTACAAGCAAGTTCCGGCCAGATTGCCACTTCCTGATATGGCTTTATTTTGGGGACAACATCTGAAAGTACGTCAATCAAATGATCTCTTACCGAATCTGGTACAGAAATTTCGTTATCTTGAATCTTCTCAACCGTTTTTTTCATTTGTGCAAATGTATAGTGTTCTCCGAATTTCCCAGCCGCCCAATCGCGGTTTGACAGCGATAATCCATGTGGTCCGTCCGAGAAAATATGGAGCGCAAATGGAACGCCGTTGTCTTTGCAGGACTCTGCAAACAAAAAACTGTTTTCCACTGGAACCAGTTCATCCGTGGCCGTATGCCATATAAAACATGGCGGTGTATTCTTTGTTACATGCTTTTCAAGCGACATATAATTTAGTTCGGCCTGTGTCGCATCAGCGCCAAGCAGGAAACAAAAAGAATCCCTATGCGCTTTTTCCCCCGACGTAATAACGGGATAGGAAAGAATAGCCGCGTCCGGGCGATTTGATATCGCGGAATATATAGGATTCGGATCCTCAATGTCATCATAGTGCACACAAACACTCCCGCAAAGATGGCCCCCTGCGGAAAAGCCGCACACTATGACCTTATTGGGGTCAATATGAAATTCTGAGGCATTTTTGCGTATATAGCGAATCGCTCTGGATAAATCTTTCATGGGCTGTTTTTTTAATGGCACAGCATTTAGCGGATTGGTGGTGTATGTGCAGACAAAAGCATTGTACCCCTCTTTATAAAACCTTAAAGCAACTATTTCTGCCTCGGTTGGAGAAACCAAAAAATACCCCCCGCCCGGCACTACCAGCATGCAAGGCCTGACCGCTGTATTTTCTTCGTGAAGGTAACCGTGTATGGTCGGAATAAACCCGCACGCCATAGGATACTCATATTCTCCGGCTTCCCACAAATTGCAACTGAATACTTTCATATTAAACGCTCCTATATTCCCCATTGTATTTGCTGCTTATTTATATAATGTAATCACAATAAGGCCATTTAAATTTAATAAAAAGGTGACCTACGCATTAGCGTAAGACACCTCCCATTTAAATGATTATTTCGAAGTCCTTTGTCAAATTTTCTAAATAAATTGTCCTTCTTTTGAACATATTTATTGTTTTTTATTGTATTATAATAATTAAATTTCCTCAAATCAATTCAAAAAATAAACATTCACTTTCAAAATACGAACATGTTATTATTAATTGGTGTAGTTGGGTGCTAATGAACAGTTTATCTATTATGGAATGTATAAATATATTTAAAAACTTTCGCGCCAATATTACACGGCGCTCATATATAGTTTTGTATTTATTGAGTATAAAAACAGTTTGATATATAATTTCGTACAGGTAGATGAACTGTGAAAAGCACTTCATACAAATCCTATTAAAGGGGAGCAACCACATATGATTTATCAAGAAACACTTCAAAGCGGTGAGAATCCCGCTGAGATCAATGTAAGCGGTTGTGTCTATGCTAACGGGATACGTGAAGAAGCTAGTGGATTTCCAAACCATTGCCATTCTTTTTTTGAAATTGAATATTTGTTCGAAGGCAGTGGCATTTACCAAATAAACAGCGAAAAAATAGAAACCCCTAACAATTGTCTGCTGGTTAAACCGCCGCTGTGTGTGCACGGTTCATACGGCAATGGCCAAAGCAAAAATTTAGTAGTTCAATTTGGCTATAACTTTCTGAACAAAAATGCGTTTACACTGAAAAAAAACTCACTTTTATTCCCCACAAATAAATTGGAGCATAACTGCATCCTTATAGTAGAAAAAAATAGCGAGTTAGAGCGCTTATTGTTGGAAATCGTAAAAATAGTCCCAGTTTTCGTTACACCATTAGAAGATGAAAATAGGAAAATCGAATATTCACCGGAATATGAATGGAAACTAAATTCATTGACACTTAGTCTGTTGGTTTATTTGTTGGAAAATAAATATTTAGCCATTGTTGAAGATGCCTGCGACTTCACTGATGTGTTGCAGCTCCAAAATGTCTTAAACAGAATCGTTAAGAATCCAGAGGAAAAACTAAGTATGAAGGATGCAGCTAAAATGGCAGGCATGAGTTACGCTTATTTCAGCCGAACTTTCAAAAAAACAATTGGACAATCCTTTGTTGATTTTTGCAATGCAATTAAAATTCATCGTGCGGAAGAACTGCTGAAATCTCAAAAGTTTTCTGTAACTGACATTGCAAACAGTCTGGGATTTGGCTCAGTAAGTTACTTTAACCGCATTTTTAAACAGTACAACGGCAGCACACCTACGCAATATAAAAACAAAATTAATTAATACTATATTTAAATAGATGCGGAAAGATGCAAAAAACGCAGTCCGCCAAGTCATTCGACCTGTGAACTGTATTAATTCTGCTCCCTTAAAAAACTTTGTTATTTCATTCTTCAGTACACTTTTTTGAGCAACTGGTATTGCCTCGGAATACCCGGCGCCAGCCAGTGCGAAATAAGGTATAGTTTAGATAATATGTAAAACCGCGGGCAAAGGTAAAGGCGCGTCCTGCCCCGGCGCCAGCCGTTACCAAATAGGGTGCCGTTTAGATAAGAGGCATAACCGCGGGCAAATAAAGAAAACGCACTTCACCAAAGTAAAGTGCGCGGCTTGCCCCGGCGCCAGCCGTTACCAAATAGGGTGCCGTTTAGATAAGAGGCATAACCGCGGGCAAATAAAGAAAACGCACTTCACAAAAGTAAAGTGCGCGGCTTGCCCCGGCGCTAGCCGTTGCCAAGTAAGGTACCGTTTAGATAAGAGGCATAACCGCGGGCAAATAAAGAAAACGCACTTCACAAAAGTAAAGTGCGCGGCTTGCCCCGGCGCCAGCCGTTACCAAATAGGGTACCGTTTAGATAAGAGGCATAACCGCGGGCAAATAAAGAAAACGCACTTCACAAAAGTAAAGTGCGCGGCCTGCCCCGGCGCTAGCCGCTAGCAAGTAAGGTACCGTTGAGATAAGAGGCATAAACGCGGGGAAAGAAAGGAAACGCACTTCCCAAAAGGAAAGTGCGCGTCCTGCCCCGGCGCTAGCCGTTACCAAATAAGGTACCGTTTAGATAAGAGGCATAACCGCGGGCAAATAAAGAAAACGCACTTCACAAAAGTAAAGTGCGCGTCCTGCCCCGGCGCTAGCCGTTACCAAATAAGGTACCGTTTAGATAAGAAGCATAACCGCGGGCAAATAAAGAAAACGCACTTCACAAAAGTAAAGTGCGCGTCCTGCCCCGGCGCTAGCCGGTGGTGCGCTCGACAGGAATTGAACCTGCGGCCTTCAGAGTCGGAGTCTGATGCTCTATCCAACTGAGCTACGAGCGCATATTAAATTAAACCAAAAATCAAAACGATTTTAAAATGCTTTTATAAAGCGGTACGTTATATTATAACAAATGCAATACTAGTTGTAAAGTCCGATACTGCGTTTTCTAATGGTACATATTACGGTCAGGGAAATTTAAAAAGTTCGCAATTGAAGCAAAAAGCGAGTTAATTTTACTTGACCTGACATTATAAAACGGCTAAAATAGTTAAGTATGATTATTTCATTTAACAGAGTTTCGGAGGGGGTACCGAAATGCCGGTAAAATATATTTTTGTCACAGGCGGTGTTGTTTCAGGACTGGGCAAAGGAATCACTGCTGCTTCGCTCGGA
This DNA window, taken from [Clostridium] cellulosi, encodes the following:
- the xynB gene encoding Endo-1,4-beta-xylanase B (High confidence in function and specificity) gives rise to the protein MKVFSCNLWEAGEYEYPMACGFIPTIHGYLHEENTAVRPCMLVVPGGGYFLVSPTEAEIVALRFYKEGYNAFVCTYTTNPLNAVPLKKQPMKDLSRAIRYIRKNASEFHIDPNKVIVCGFSAGGHLCGSVCVHYDDIEDPNPIYSAISNRPDAAILSYPVITSGEKAHRDSFCFLLGADATQAELNYMSLEKHVTKNTPPCFIWHTATDELVPVENSFLFAESCKDNGVPFALHIFSDGPHGLSLSNRDWAAGKFGEHYTFAQMKKTVEKIQDNEISVPDSVRDHLIDVLSDVVPKIKPYQEVAIWPELACNWLNEIFQKRV
- a CDS encoding hypothetical protein (Family membership) → MIYQETLQSGENPAEINVSGCVYANGIREEASGFPNHCHSFFEIEYLFEGSGIYQINSEKIETPNNCLLVKPPLCVHGSYGNGQSKNLVVQFGYNFLNKNAFTLKKNSLLFPTNKLEHNCILIVEKNSELERLLLEIVKIVPVFVTPLEDENRKIEYSPEYEWKLNSLTLSLLVYLLENKYLAIVEDACDFTDVLQLQNVLNRIVKNPEEKLSMKDAAKMAGMSYAYFSRTFKKTIGQSFVDFCNAIKIHRAEELLKSQKFSVTDIANSLGFGSVSYFNRIFKQYNGSTPTQYKNKIN